From one Salinibacterium hongtaonis genomic stretch:
- the phoU gene encoding phosphate signaling complex protein PhoU gives MREVFQQELQEVQERLVEIATLVATSIENATSAFNESNVALAERVIADDTKIDELTVSLDELAINILARQQPVARDLRIVVSALRISASLERMGDMSEHIAQLARYRFPEKVVPKSLRPTFADMGRLDVDMARKLAELLRTEDVRLAEEIRNDDDKVDALHLSVFDTVLGEKWKGGAEDTVDATLASRYHERFADHAVSIAKKVQYLATGDWIPTED, from the coding sequence ATGCGCGAAGTATTTCAGCAGGAACTCCAGGAAGTTCAAGAACGTCTCGTCGAGATCGCAACCCTGGTTGCCACGTCGATCGAGAACGCCACGAGTGCCTTCAACGAGTCGAATGTTGCCCTGGCCGAGCGCGTCATTGCCGACGACACCAAGATCGACGAGCTCACCGTGAGCCTCGACGAGCTGGCCATCAACATCCTCGCCCGGCAGCAGCCCGTTGCCCGCGACCTGCGCATTGTCGTGAGCGCCCTCCGCATCTCGGCCTCTCTCGAGCGCATGGGCGACATGAGCGAGCACATCGCCCAGCTCGCGCGGTACCGGTTCCCCGAAAAGGTCGTGCCCAAGTCGCTTCGGCCGACCTTCGCCGATATGGGCCGACTCGACGTGGATATGGCCCGCAAGCTTGCAGAGCTCCTGCGCACCGAGGATGTTCGCCTCGCCGAAGAAATCCGCAATGACGACGACAAGGTCGACGCTTTGCACCTCAGCGTTTTCGACACGGTTCTCGGCGAGAAGTGGAAGGGCGGCGCAGAGGACACCGTCGACGCGACGCTCGCCTCGCGCTACCACGAGCGCTTTGCCGACCACGCCGTCTCGATCGCCAAGAAGGTTCAGTACTTGGCCACGGGCGACTGGATCCCCACAGAAGACTAG